In Mustela erminea isolate mMusErm1 chromosome 7, mMusErm1.Pri, whole genome shotgun sequence, the genomic stretch CAAGATAGGAGGGCATGCTAATCAAAAGGTGTTGAGGGCCCTTTTTATAAGGGACTGATACTGTTTTTCTAGATAGAGAATATAGATCACATTGTACATACTCTCTCAGTTAAAATGTGAATTCAAGCTTAGTGAATTTGTTAAATGAATCTCAGTTTTTTGTGCTTTGGTTCCAGTGCCACTCACGAAACTCCCTCTTTTAGGAGAATTTGTTGTCGTCTACACTGATGGCTGCTGCTCCAGTAACGGGCGGAGGAGGGCACGAGCAGGCATCGGTGTTTACTGGGGGCCCGGCCATCCTTTGTGAGTAAACAAAAAAGGCTTCAAGTCTAAGTGAATCACATTCTAAAACTTGGCAAGGAGTGACACGAGATCTGCTGATTATTTGGTTAGCTTTGGCAGAGGTTGCAAAGGAGCAAGCTTTGGTTCATGTCGACACTGATAGCTTGTTCTTCAGAATGTAAATTACCTCAGCATGGCTTTCTTCACCCGGAATCTAGGGGAGTTTCTGTGTCTCGCTGATGACATCTTCTACCAAAATGACTTCCCTGCCCCGTAGGAGAGTCACATGCCTCCTGCGGGATGGTTCTGGCAAGGACGTCCAAGGTTGCCAGACTTGGAACCTGTCATGTTCCCAAGACTCTTCTGAGGACGTGTGAGCTTAGAGGTGCCCTCTAGTTTTTCACAAGGCGCAAGCTCAGGGGGATGCAAAGCGTAATCATTCAGATCCCCTGGGTAGCCCTAAGATTCAGTGTAAAAGACGAACTTGAGCCTGTGAAGTAGCCACATCAGCTCTGAGCTTTGTCTCCAGCATTTCCAGGTGCCCTCAGCAGTGTTGGGCGTAATGGACTATAAACTGTTGAGTAAGACTTTATATTTCTCTGGCCTTGTGGTCTATAGAGTTCTTTCCCTTTGAGATCTCATTTTAGCTGCAAACCCTCTAAGAGGCAACAAGCTTGTGTGGCACTGAGTGTCTGTGGGCTTAGTGCTCACCCAGGACCCCACACTAATGAATTGCAGGGCCAGAAAGAAAACTTTGCTTCTGATTTCTGGCCCAGTATTCTTCACAAGACCATCCCTTGGTGCTTTTCCATAAAATGCTAGTActcttggtttggtttttaaaggCTGTATATTTGTATGATGCtttcatatgtaaaaaaaaatgtatcaagcCTGCCCTCCATTGAGGGGCTTAAGGAATCCCTTTGgaaattagctttttaaattgatttcattttcctttgtattgTTTTGCAACCAGGAACATAGGCATTAGGCTTCCCGGGCGGCAGACCAACCAAAGAGCAGAAATTCATGTAAGTTATCGGACATATTTCCCACTGAGAGTAAGACCATCGTAGCAGCGATCCGTGTACACTGTGTGCGCACAGGATACTCAAAGTCCAGAAGAAACTTGGTTTGGAGTTACTAGTGACTCTGATGGATAGTAATTTTCCAGAAACGTTTTAAAAGCTATTTCCCATAGATGCACAAACAGAACCATATGTGTGGCATTATTTCACGCAGAGCGCATAATCATTACACTTAgcacagaagaagaaggaatgtTTAAATAGTGAAGTGATTTTGAACTTGGGTAATGTTGAAAATTGGACAACTTCTGTAGCATGATGACTGACCTCTTTCTTTAAGGCAGCCTGCAAAGCCATCGAGCAGGCAAAGGCTCAAAACATCAAGAAGCTGGTTCTGTATACGGACAGTATGTTTACTATAAATGGTAAGCTTCTACATTTTACTTCTAGTGTTTCCTGGTAAACATGAAGGAAAACAGGTATTTCCTTCTCCTATGGGAGGTGTATCAGGGCCGGACCCAGATGGTGAATGAAGACAACCATTGGTTTGTCTGGTAGAAAGAGAAAACCGGGGATTCTGGAGCCCAGATCTGCTGCTCTGGAGTTTGCCACATTAGACAGGTCTTCGCCAGGCTCCTAGGATAGGGCAGCGGGTAGCTGTGTCTCTGCTTTCGTAGTCCTTCGAGTGTAAACACGCGTAAGTAAGTGAAGGTGGCGTGCTGACGGCTCCTTTGAGAAATAATCATGTTTAGGACACGGGGAGGGGGTTGAAGAAGCAGAGCGGTGTCCTCTTAAGCTGGGAGCTGTGGGTCAGCACCAGTCCAGGCCGAGGGGTAAGCAGAGGAGTGGGCCGGGCGTGTGCCCCCGGAGTCCAGCCTGTGTGGGCCAGCGGCAGGTCCATGCCCCTGCGGAGACGAGTagagcaggtggagggggaagtggagggaggcagagaccagGACAGGCGAGCTCAGCGGACCGCGCGCTCTTGTAGGCATCACTAACTGGGTTCAAGGCTGGAAGAAGAACGGGTGGCGGACGAGCACGGGCAAGGAGGTCATCAACAAGGAGGACTTCGTGGCGCTGGAGCAGCTCGCCCAGGGCATGGACATCCAGTGGGTGCGTGTTGTCCGAACCGGTCCTCTTACATGGCTATGAGGACCAGACGCTCGGGTgagagaaggtgggggtggcagcagagagagaaccttaagcaggcccTACGCTCCGTGTGGAGCCCGACGGGGGCTCGGTCtccagccctgagatcatgacctgagccgaaatcaagagttggacatttaaccgactgagccacccaggtgtctagGACCAAATATTCGGAGTTAACTGGGGAGACTAGTACTGTCTGTAGGTGATTTAATGACTTAAGTTAAAGTTTACATAACATTAATACCATAGCGAGTGTTAGAAATTGCAACATATTTGAGTCTTGATCATCCTGCAAGTGACGCTGCTTGTTATTGCTGTGATTGTGTGTAGAACACACCGCTCGGGCAGCGTGACTGAGGGGGGTTCAGTGTCCTCTCGTCTTGGCGGTGCTTGGGAGGGCCTCGTCTGGGCTCATGTTATGTTGCaggactttttttccttcagtgcctGCAGTTGTGGTCATGCTGCttgaatgaagaggtagaccagatgaaGAGTGCTGGGCAGCCAAGCGAAGTTCAGAGTGACGGACAGTACGacgctcccaaagagggaggggaccagCGTTTCTAAGTCCAGTGGGTTTCTGGGCTTGTCGgcaggctgttttaatctgattgaCCCTCCCTGTGCCTGTCGCCCAATCAAGTTTTTGTCATCAGcgtgggaaagggtggagggctcttTCCAGAGCGGTGTAAAGTCCTTTTAACGCTTGTTTCCTCTTGGTTGGGTGGTCGGGAGGACACTTGGCCCTACCTGCCTTTCTTCCCACTACCCTTCATGAACCTCATCACTGTTAAAGTGGCTTGGTGATAGTCAACCTGTTGGTTTCTTTAGAATCAGCCATAATgtcaaaataaaactaatttataaGGTATTTTGTTCAAAGTAAAGTGTGATAAGACTTTAGGGACATGACTTCTTTTTCCAAAacggaaatatttttcttattaatagatagtttttattttatttttatttttatttctttttaaagattttttttttttatttatgtgacagagagacggcgagagagggaacatgagcagggagagcgggagagggagaagcaggcttcccgccgagcagggagcccaacgcggggctcagtcccaggaccccaggatcatgacccgagccgaaggcagaggctgaactaactgagccacccaggctccccaatagatagtttttattaaaactgttttttcaggggcgcctgggtgggtcagtgggttcagcctctgcctttggctcaggtcatgatctcagggtcctgggattgagccccacatcggccctctgctcagcagggagcctgcttcccacccccacccccgccctgcctgctgctctgccaacttgtgatctctctctgtcaaataaattaaaaaaaaaaaaagaaaagaaaaaactcccttttcagggggcacctgggtggctgcatCAATTAAGTGAaggcctttggctcatgtcataatccca encodes the following:
- the RNASEH1 gene encoding ribonuclease H1 isoform X3: MTRLLGVARSVALAAVRCSPCGRSGLSMFYAVRRGRKAGVFQTWSECRAQVDRFPAARFKKFATEEEAWAFVGKPAGPGGAEGTENKHEQESQVKANKRLREPSDGDENAEPCAKQARQTTGSVPSVDKSTFSYMGEFVVVYTDGCCSSNGRRRARAGIGVYWGPGHPLNIGIRLPGRQTNQRAEIHAACKAIEQAKAQNIKKLVLYTDSMFTINGITNWVQGWKKNGWRTSTGKEVINKEDFVALEQLAQGMDIQWVRVVRTGPLTWL